Proteins from one Oscillatoria nigro-viridis PCC 7112 genomic window:
- a CDS encoding DUF4347 domain-containing protein, producing the protein MELYKERKHQIVFADSQVKDCESLTETVNPDTEIVILKADRDGIEQIAETLKQRQNIAAVHILSHGAAASLQLGGTELNLCNIESYRNYLETWFALPEVEANSNSSITAKPEILLYGCNVAATEAGVAFVERLSQLTGANIAASDNLTGNAALGGDWELEVTTGNIETPLAFSTEAREAYSGVLADLNQTTGDFNGLVNAINVANINSGIDTITLTADITLAGQLPRITDTTTIVGGGFKISGNNNRAFVVDNTTFNISNLTIDSAKAVGNAGTTGGGGAAGLGGALFINNGTVTVDRVTFSNNSAVGGAGVAGNGGKGGSADLATVFGGTAGTNGRNGRNGLASNGAAGGVGEDGEAGGTGNAGGTGGIGGTGGTGVGGTNGGAGGIGGAGGAGSVVGSGGGGGGAGGVGGPAGTGTQGNGGNGGAGGAGTFGGGGGAGGTFGTGAAPGAIGAGGIGGFGGGGGSGNGASAGGTFGGAGAIGFGGGGAGLGGAIFVGGGTLTMTNSTLYSNTVTGGNAGDVAAGAGTAAGGAIFVNLGATATLTNNTIAYNSATAATVGTPASLIANAGGIYNNGGTVTLKNTIVAGNVATTDTDVTGTFTGNNNLIGVLGTSIGFAGQALAVPLANVLAPAASAGLNGATTGPFTLALVDNSPVTTSSNPAIGGGDPTITAVGATAFDQRGTGFPRKIDNTLVSKPNIDIGAYEYGPVVVGQKFNDLNGDSLQGAAATEPGLPGWVITVGTKSATTAADGTYTIPDVKTATPITESPPAGTLATDWVQTLGPTPASTGLIDVTGANFGNFKKTSIAGKTYTDLAGNGFTPDDTVLNGITVNLYKDTNANGTLEVGTDTVVGTAQTTAGAGDYTFSDIGPGNYLIQATAPANSSISFPAAAIFVSAQSGTPVTGQNFGVFQNITVSGTKFTDLTGNGFSADDTPLNGTTVRLFKDTNDNSTLDSGDAEIASQVTGTAPAAAGTYSFANVGSGRYFVREDVPKGFSQTAGPVFYTINPVSGTNITAQNFGNFQLGKISGIKFNDLNKNGTQDLPAEQPLGGWTIYVDANNNGTLDADEESEITDATGKYEIDDLTAGTYTVREVPQTGWTQTVPPVNPATPTLSGAFTIAVTSGTDSQNNNFGNFKPNSISGLKFNDLNNNGVQDTGEQGLANWQFFLDTNNNGTLDTGEPNTLTDATGNYKFLDLSAGTYKVREVLQPTWTQTTPDPDDITVTSGQDIANINFGNFQSSTISGQKFNDLNNNGVKDAGELGLANWQIFLDSINPDGIFQQGEPTTITDAAGNYTLRDIPAGTYQVREVQQNGWTQTTPNPAPVTVNPSDNITGIDFGNFLPQPGAIRGLKFRDSNNNGTQDAGEPGLPNFQIQLTNVVAGTSPAPVTTTTDNSGNYLFANLTPGTYRVREVNQTGFTQSTADPADITLTSGAIVSGINFGNFPTPTPTPTPTPAPTPAPTPPTPPTPAPAPTPTPEPVTPTPTPTPTPEPVTTPTPTPTPTPTPTPTPTPTPTPTPTDLVCPENFPRIATPNESGTPSAGSAINGPNGDDTIVGSVGSDSIFGLGGNDLIFGRGGGDYINGNIANDTVYGGIDSDTLFGGKGFDLIFGDRGNDTIYGNRGNDSLSGDEGNDLLYGGKADDVILGGAGDDVLFGDQGNDTLCGGEGNNTLIGGSGDDLLFADGGDDLLFGGIGSDTLVGGTGSNRFVLSAGGGIDTIFNFTAGVDSIGLLGGLDFNQLSLTETNGSTAIAIANSDQILAILTGVQPSQLSAQSFSLLV; encoded by the coding sequence GTGGAACTCTATAAAGAACGGAAACACCAGATAGTTTTTGCAGATTCACAAGTTAAAGATTGCGAAAGTTTAACAGAAACGGTCAATCCCGATACAGAAATTGTTATTCTGAAAGCCGATCGCGACGGCATAGAGCAAATAGCCGAAACACTTAAACAGCGGCAAAACATTGCAGCCGTCCACATTTTGTCTCACGGCGCAGCAGCCAGCTTGCAACTGGGGGGTACAGAACTAAATCTGTGCAATATTGAAAGCTACCGCAATTATTTAGAAACATGGTTTGCTTTGCCAGAAGTCGAAGCAAACTCGAACTCTTCAATTACAGCTAAACCCGAAATTCTGCTTTACGGTTGCAACGTGGCCGCCACAGAAGCAGGTGTGGCTTTCGTGGAAAGGCTGAGCCAGCTCACGGGAGCAAATATTGCCGCTTCCGATAACTTGACTGGGAATGCTGCGTTGGGTGGAGACTGGGAACTCGAAGTAACTACGGGCAACATAGAAACACCTTTGGCATTTTCGACTGAGGCGAGGGAAGCTTACAGTGGCGTACTGGCTGACTTGAACCAAACGACTGGCGACTTTAACGGACTGGTAAATGCCATCAATGTTGCCAACATCAACAGTGGCATTGACACGATCACTCTCACTGCCGATATTACCCTCGCAGGGCAATTGCCGAGAATTACCGACACCACCACTATTGTTGGCGGGGGTTTCAAGATCAGCGGCAATAACAACCGTGCCTTCGTAGTTGATAACACAACATTTAACATCTCAAACCTCACCATTGATTCCGCAAAAGCAGTAGGCAACGCAGGAACCACCGGTGGTGGTGGCGCTGCAGGCTTAGGTGGCGCACTTTTTATCAACAACGGTACAGTCACAGTTGACAGAGTTACTTTTTCTAATAACTCTGCCGTTGGCGGTGCAGGTGTGGCTGGGAATGGTGGCAAGGGTGGTAGCGCGGATCTGGCTACTGTCTTTGGAGGCACAGCAGGGACAAATGGTAGAAATGGTAGAAATGGTCTAGCAAGTAATGGCGCTGCCGGTGGGGTTGGCGAAGATGGCGAGGCTGGCGGTACTGGTAATGCTGGCGGTACTGGCGGTATTGGCGGCACTGGCGGTACTGGTGTTGGTGGCACAAACGGTGGTGCTGGTGGTATTGGTGGTGCTGGTGGTGCTGGTAGCGTTGTCGGTAGTGGCGGCGGTGGTGGTGGTGCCGGTGGCGTTGGCGGTCCTGCTGGTACTGGTACTCAAGGTAATGGTGGCAATGGCGGTGCTGGCGGTGCTGGCACCTTTGGTGGCGGTGGCGGTGCTGGCGGTACTTTTGGTACAGGTGCGGCGCCTGGTGCTATCGGCGCTGGCGGCATTGGCGGCTTCGGCGGCGGTGGCGGTAGTGGCAATGGTGCAAGCGCAGGGGGCACTTTTGGCGGTGCAGGTGCTATTGGCTTTGGTGGCGGCGGTGCAGGTTTAGGCGGCGCGATTTTTGTTGGCGGTGGCACTTTGACCATGACCAACAGCACCTTATATAGCAACACAGTTACGGGTGGCAATGCTGGTGATGTTGCCGCAGGTGCGGGTACAGCCGCAGGTGGTGCAATTTTCGTCAACTTAGGTGCTACAGCTACCCTCACTAACAACACGATCGCTTATAACTCTGCAACAGCCGCTACAGTTGGGACACCGGCTAGTCTGATTGCTAATGCCGGAGGAATTTACAACAACGGCGGTACAGTTACACTCAAAAACACGATCGTTGCTGGCAACGTTGCTACTACCGACACTGATGTTACAGGGACATTCACAGGAAATAACAACCTGATTGGGGTTCTCGGCACTAGTATTGGTTTCGCAGGTCAGGCATTAGCGGTTCCTTTGGCAAATGTATTAGCTCCAGCCGCCTCTGCCGGACTCAACGGTGCAACTACGGGCCCGTTCACCCTTGCCCTAGTGGACAACAGCCCCGTCACTACCAGCAGCAACCCTGCAATTGGTGGGGGCGACCCGACCATAACGGCAGTGGGCGCTACAGCTTTTGACCAACGGGGTACTGGCTTTCCTCGAAAAATTGACAATACTCTGGTCAGCAAACCGAATATTGACATCGGTGCTTACGAGTACGGGCCAGTGGTCGTGGGTCAGAAATTCAACGACCTTAACGGGGATAGCCTGCAAGGTGCCGCGGCAACTGAACCAGGTCTCCCCGGCTGGGTGATTACTGTAGGCACGAAAAGCGCTACCACCGCAGCCGACGGCACTTACACGATCCCGGACGTAAAAACAGCTACTCCGATTACAGAATCGCCACCTGCTGGAACGCTTGCGACCGATTGGGTACAGACTCTCGGCCCGACTCCCGCTTCTACAGGTTTAATTGATGTTACTGGTGCCAACTTTGGCAACTTCAAAAAAACATCGATCGCAGGCAAAACCTACACCGATCTCGCGGGCAACGGCTTCACGCCCGATGACACCGTATTAAACGGCATCACCGTTAACTTATACAAAGACACCAACGCCAACGGCACGCTAGAAGTCGGCACAGATACTGTTGTCGGCACTGCCCAAACCACTGCGGGAGCCGGAGATTACACATTCTCGGATATCGGCCCCGGCAATTATCTGATACAAGCCACTGCCCCAGCCAACTCCAGCATCTCTTTCCCCGCTGCCGCAATTTTCGTTAGTGCCCAAAGCGGTACTCCCGTCACCGGTCAAAACTTCGGCGTTTTCCAAAACATCACCGTTAGCGGCACCAAATTCACCGACCTCACAGGCAACGGCTTCTCTGCTGACGACACCCCCCTCAACGGCACTACCGTTCGCTTGTTCAAAGATACTAACGATAACAGCACTTTAGATAGCGGCGATGCGGAAATCGCCTCGCAAGTTACCGGGACAGCGCCAGCGGCGGCTGGGACGTACAGCTTTGCCAACGTCGGCTCCGGTCGGTACTTTGTGAGAGAAGATGTGCCGAAGGGTTTCTCACAAACCGCCGGCCCGGTCTTTTATACAATTAACCCGGTCAGCGGCACAAACATTACAGCTCAAAACTTCGGCAACTTCCAGCTAGGCAAAATCAGCGGTATCAAATTTAATGACCTCAACAAAAATGGCACCCAAGATTTGCCAGCAGAACAACCGCTAGGAGGCTGGACAATCTACGTGGATGCCAACAATAACGGCACCTTAGATGCTGATGAAGAAAGCGAAATCACCGATGCTACGGGTAAGTATGAGATCGATGACCTTACAGCGGGCACTTATACAGTGCGGGAAGTGCCACAAACAGGCTGGACGCAAACTGTGCCGCCCGTCAACCCAGCCACGCCTACTCTTTCCGGCGCGTTTACGATCGCCGTCACCAGCGGTACCGACTCCCAAAACAACAATTTCGGCAACTTCAAGCCCAACTCGATTAGTGGTCTGAAGTTCAATGACCTCAACAACAACGGGGTACAAGATACCGGGGAACAAGGGCTTGCCAACTGGCAATTCTTCCTCGATACCAACAACAACGGCACTCTCGACACCGGGGAACCGAACACCCTCACCGATGCCACAGGCAACTACAAATTCCTCGATTTGTCAGCAGGAACCTACAAGGTGCGGGAAGTCTTGCAGCCTACTTGGACGCAAACTACCCCCGACCCGGATGACATCACTGTCACCAGCGGTCAAGACATCGCTAATATCAACTTCGGCAACTTCCAGTCGAGCACCATCAGCGGTCAAAAATTTAATGACCTCAACAACAACGGCGTTAAGGATGCCGGAGAATTGGGGCTAGCTAACTGGCAAATATTCCTCGACAGTATCAATCCCGATGGCATCTTTCAGCAGGGCGAACCGACTACCATCACTGATGCAGCGGGCAACTACACTCTCCGAGATATACCCGCAGGTACTTACCAGGTAAGGGAAGTCCAGCAAAACGGCTGGACGCAGACGACCCCCAACCCCGCCCCCGTTACGGTTAATCCCTCCGATAACATCACAGGCATTGACTTCGGCAACTTTTTACCGCAACCCGGGGCGATCCGAGGTCTGAAGTTCCGAGACAGCAACAACAATGGCACTCAGGATGCGGGAGAACCGGGTTTACCCAATTTCCAAATTCAGTTAACCAATGTCGTAGCTGGAACTTCTCCTGCTCCTGTTACTACTACCACAGACAACAGCGGCAACTACCTGTTCGCGAACCTAACGCCGGGAACCTACCGCGTCCGGGAAGTCAACCAAACTGGGTTCACCCAAAGCACCGCCGACCCCGCCGACATCACCCTAACTTCGGGCGCTATTGTCAGCGGCATCAACTTCGGGAACTTCCCGACGCCGACGCCGACGCCGACGCCGACACCTGCACCGACACCGGCACCGACACCGCCGACACCGCCGACACCTGCACCTGCACCGACGCCGACGCCGGAACCTGTGACGCCGACGCCGACGCCGACTCCGACGCCGGAACCTGTGACGACGCCGACGCCTACACCGACGCCGACGCCTACACCGACGCCGACACCGACGCCTACACCGACGCCGACACCGACAGATTTGGTTTGCCCTGAGAACTTCCCCAGGATAGCTACTCCCAATGAGTCCGGCACTCCTTCAGCGGGTAGTGCGATCAACGGCCCTAACGGCGACGATACGATCGTGGGTAGTGTCGGCAGTGACTCTATCTTCGGGTTGGGCGGCAACGATTTGATCTTTGGTCGAGGGGGCGGCGACTACATCAATGGCAATATAGCCAACGATACTGTCTACGGAGGTATCGATAGCGATACTCTCTTCGGTGGCAAAGGGTTTGACCTGATTTTTGGCGATCGCGGTAACGATACGATTTATGGCAATCGTGGCAACGACTCTCTCTCTGGCGACGAAGGCAATGACTTATTGTACGGGGGCAAAGCCGATGACGTAATTTTGGGAGGCGCTGGCGACGACGTGCTATTTGGCGATCAAGGCAATGACACTCTCTGCGGCGGCGAGGGTAACAATACCTTAATTGGCGGCAGCGGCGATGATTTGCTCTTTGCAGACGGTGGCGATGACTTGCTCTTTGGCGGCATTGGCAGCGATACCCTCGTCGGCGGCACTGGCAGCAATCGCTTTGTCTTGTCAGCGGGCGGAGGAATTGACACGATTTTCAACTTCACTGCAGGAGTTGATTCGATCGGGTTGCTGGGAGGCTTGGACTTCAATCAACTGTCGTTAACCGAAACTAACGGCTCAACTGCGATCGCGATCGCCAACAGCGACCAGATTTTGGCTATACTGACGGGCGTACAGCCGAGCCAGTTATCGGCTCAGAGTTTTAGCTTGCTGGTTTAG
- a CDS encoding NIL domain-containing protein has translation MLAHNTSESEFEAIGDFHRTQESDIPHSDSGDSRPTQTRIRIRVPKEYHQEPVISNLISEYGLTVNFNAALLGVKTLDDGWFDLELNGTSKQIETALMYLNDLDVEIWSNSNNPDEETW, from the coding sequence ATGTTAGCTCACAACACTAGCGAATCTGAATTTGAGGCCATCGGCGATTTTCACAGAACCCAAGAATCAGATATTCCCCACTCTGATAGTGGTGACAGCAGACCAACTCAAACCCGCATCCGCATTCGTGTTCCTAAAGAATACCATCAGGAACCCGTGATCTCTAACCTGATTTCTGAATACGGTTTGACGGTGAATTTTAATGCGGCTTTGTTGGGTGTCAAAACTTTAGATGACGGTTGGTTTGACTTGGAACTGAACGGTACAAGTAAACAGATTGAAACGGCTCTGATGTATCTCAATGATTTAGATGTGGAAATCTGGAGCAATTCCAATAATCCCGATGAAGAAACTTGGTAA
- the cysW gene encoding sulfate ABC transporter permease subunit CysW: MTANINSPAGYKFPPAGSSRSQEKAWVKPTLIAIAIGYLALVLFIPTLNVFYQAFRKGFEPFFSNLTSPDFLHAAQLTLVISLIVVPVNTVFGLCAAWVIGRNKFPGRTLLISLLDVPFAISPVVAGLMIVLLYGRLGWFGPWLEAANIRVIFAFPGMVLATAFVTLPFVAREVIPVLEEVGTDQEEAAKTLGANDWQIFWNVTLPSIRWGLLYGVILTNARAMGEFGAVSVVSGNIAKKTQTLPLFVEDAYKQYATQAAFSAAVILGLLAVVTLVLKEILERKTSIKEVEE; this comes from the coding sequence ATGACGGCTAATATCAATTCACCCGCTGGTTACAAATTTCCGCCCGCAGGTTCTAGTCGAAGTCAAGAAAAAGCTTGGGTAAAACCAACTTTAATCGCAATTGCGATCGGCTATCTCGCTCTTGTCTTATTTATCCCTACTCTCAACGTTTTTTATCAAGCTTTCAGAAAGGGATTTGAGCCATTTTTTTCTAACTTAACCTCGCCAGATTTTCTCCACGCAGCGCAACTTACCCTGGTAATTTCTCTGATAGTTGTACCTGTAAATACAGTATTCGGTTTGTGTGCCGCCTGGGTAATTGGTCGCAACAAATTTCCGGGTCGCACGCTATTAATCAGCCTTTTAGACGTGCCTTTTGCCATCTCTCCCGTAGTTGCAGGTTTAATGATTGTACTGCTTTACGGTCGGCTGGGATGGTTCGGGCCGTGGCTGGAGGCGGCCAATATCAGGGTTATTTTTGCCTTCCCTGGGATGGTGCTAGCTACTGCTTTTGTTACCTTACCTTTTGTGGCCCGCGAAGTGATTCCTGTTTTGGAAGAAGTGGGAACGGATCAAGAAGAGGCGGCGAAAACTTTAGGAGCAAATGACTGGCAAATTTTTTGGAATGTCACGCTTCCGAGTATTCGCTGGGGATTGCTTTACGGAGTAATTTTGACCAATGCTAGAGCAATGGGAGAATTTGGAGCCGTCTCTGTGGTGTCGGGAAATATTGCTAAAAAAACGCAAACTTTGCCTTTGTTTGTAGAGGATGCTTACAAGCAGTACGCGACGCAAGCTGCTTTTTCGGCTGCGGTAATTCTAGGTCTTTTAGCAGTTGTTACCCTCGTGCTTAAGGAGATTTTGGAACGAAAAACTAGCATTAAGGAGGTTGAAGAATAA
- the cysT gene encoding sulfate ABC transporter permease subunit CysT translates to MAGSSAISNPQSPIENIKRAIGKITLPWGITLGYLSLMLLLPVAAMLLKASTANPAEFWAIATSPIAISAYDVTFFTALIAALINGVFGTLIAWVLVRYDFPLKRIVDAVVDLPFALPTSVAGLTLATVYSDNGWIGSLFAPLGIKISFTRLGVGIAMIFISLPFIVRTVQPVLNEMEKDIEEAAWCLGASQFETFWRVVLPPLFPSILTGIALGFSRAVGEYGSTVIVASNIPFKDLIAPVLIFQRLEQYDYAGATVIGTVMLAISLAMLFAINLLQAWRRRYDG, encoded by the coding sequence ATGGCTGGATCATCTGCAATCAGTAACCCTCAATCTCCCATCGAAAATATCAAAAGGGCGATCGGCAAAATCACATTACCTTGGGGAATCACCCTAGGCTACCTCAGCTTAATGCTATTGCTCCCAGTTGCAGCAATGTTGCTGAAAGCCAGCACAGCAAACCCCGCCGAATTTTGGGCAATTGCCACCAGTCCCATCGCCATTTCCGCCTACGATGTCACCTTCTTTACGGCATTAATTGCGGCCTTAATTAACGGAGTATTCGGCACATTAATTGCCTGGGTATTAGTTCGCTACGACTTTCCCTTAAAACGAATTGTAGATGCAGTCGTCGATTTACCTTTTGCACTACCTACCTCCGTTGCCGGTTTAACTCTCGCCACAGTTTACAGCGATAACGGCTGGATTGGTTCGCTTTTTGCACCTTTGGGAATCAAGATATCGTTTACTCGATTGGGCGTAGGTATAGCGATGATATTTATTTCCTTGCCATTTATCGTTAGAACCGTACAGCCAGTTTTAAACGAGATGGAAAAAGATATCGAAGAAGCCGCTTGGTGCTTGGGTGCTTCTCAATTTGAAACCTTCTGGCGAGTAGTTTTGCCGCCGCTATTTCCGTCTATTTTAACCGGAATAGCACTCGGCTTTTCGCGAGCGGTGGGCGAGTACGGCTCTACTGTAATTGTAGCTTCTAACATACCGTTCAAAGATTTAATCGCCCCGGTTTTAATTTTCCAAAGATTGGAACAGTACGACTATGCAGGAGCAACAGTTATCGGCACTGTCATGTTAGCTATTTCCCTGGCAATGCTGTTTGCCATTAATCTCTTACAAGCATGGAGAAGACGCTATGACGGCTAA
- a CDS encoding sulfate ABC transporter substrate-binding protein, which translates to MNPWQRLTQHLHWPQQPSASTNQSLTALKRFVSLFLVGITLSLAVASCGQGTTNNPTATPGGATPAANKGNVELTLVSFAVTKAAHEAIIPKFVEQWQKEKGQTVTFNQSYGGSGSQTRAVIDGLEADIVHLALALDTAKIEKAGLIEPGWEKEVPNEGIVSKSVGAIVTREGNPKGIKNWEDLSKDGVKVITADPKTSGVARWNFLALWGSVVKTGGDEAKALDLTTKVYKNVPILTKDAREATDVFFKQGQGDALINYENEILLAGQKGEKPTYSIPEVNVSIDNPIAIVDKNVDKHGTREVAEAFVKFLYTPEAQREFAKAGFRPVDATVAAEPEFVQKYAPIKTLFTAQDLGGWADIQQKFFDDGAIFDKIQGSIRQ; encoded by the coding sequence ATGAACCCGTGGCAACGCCTAACTCAACACCTTCACTGGCCGCAACAGCCATCAGCCAGCACAAATCAATCATTGACTGCGCTCAAAAGATTTGTGTCCCTATTTTTAGTGGGAATAACTTTAAGTCTGGCCGTTGCATCCTGCGGTCAGGGAACCACCAACAACCCCACCGCCACTCCAGGCGGTGCTACCCCAGCAGCTAACAAAGGCAACGTAGAATTAACCCTAGTATCATTCGCCGTCACCAAAGCCGCCCACGAAGCCATAATTCCCAAATTTGTAGAACAATGGCAAAAAGAAAAAGGCCAAACCGTCACCTTCAACCAAAGCTACGGCGGTTCCGGTTCCCAAACTCGGGCCGTAATTGACGGTTTAGAAGCAGACATCGTACATCTAGCCCTCGCCCTCGACACTGCAAAAATCGAAAAAGCCGGACTCATCGAGCCCGGGTGGGAAAAAGAAGTCCCCAACGAAGGCATAGTCAGCAAATCCGTAGGAGCAATAGTCACCCGCGAAGGCAATCCCAAAGGCATAAAAAACTGGGAAGATTTAAGCAAAGACGGAGTAAAAGTGATTACTGCCGATCCTAAAACATCAGGCGTTGCCCGCTGGAATTTCCTCGCACTTTGGGGCTCGGTTGTTAAAACCGGAGGAGACGAAGCCAAAGCATTAGATTTGACCACCAAAGTCTACAAAAACGTCCCCATCCTGACTAAAGACGCCCGCGAAGCCACCGACGTATTTTTCAAACAAGGCCAAGGCGACGCCTTAATTAACTACGAAAACGAGATTCTTCTGGCTGGTCAGAAAGGTGAAAAACCGACTTATAGTATTCCCGAAGTCAATGTTTCGATCGACAATCCGATTGCCATCGTCGATAAAAACGTTGATAAACACGGCACTCGCGAAGTCGCCGAAGCATTTGTCAAATTTCTGTACACCCCAGAAGCTCAACGAGAATTTGCCAAAGCAGGCTTCCGCCCAGTAGATGCGACAGTAGCGGCGGAACCAGAATTTGTCCAAAAATATGCCCCCATCAAAACCCTATTTACAGCTCAAGACTTAGGAGGTTGGGCAGATATTCAGCAAAAATTCTTCGATGACGGAGCTATTTTTGACAAAATTCAAGGTTCAATTAGACAGTAA
- a CDS encoding WD40 domain-containing protein: protein MSLPRPVSDTLIELLKPVASELGERLGASAVNERYAEIEPSGSSALNQQIKKDPRWIKAQVRYLQRQQAREQELIAIAGAEEWVKEERANRIKAQELRDKRAISRLCRDLMREFQSEAIRVKLSEIQTIWDRDNWFSNLSRQETEQILQQQQHRLLLLVAPAKISQDCPDSFRHNLNIELPAKLRAFLNQHYPPHGDLSPVQFYGDYFKKSISDIDVERLQTVLSPVPTAILYSDISDYEVNFHVGFWGVINQSVSLVAMQPWNWEEVYNQLEAEGKDKKLSLRIIRQIIVTIHKLLAAFLADLYYLNIDFTHEPQLFKLEAEFAQEWFSKDWAQPYIETLKEIQDQQRIVYKGEMRRLALREAKARAERQRLEEAELKRREEAEAASKRVKELAHKLKHQKWRCVYTLPGHSSFVNSLAISPDGKILASGSWDKTIKIWNLETAELIGTLTGHSDRVNSVAISYDGKMLVSGSSDETIKFWNLHNGDLLCTFPGHSMEVNSVAINPKRLVIASCGGADNTIKLWNLRSGELLRTLKGHSDNVNSVVFSPDGKILASGSSDATSKVWDVESGKLLRTLSGLNVGVNSVAIAPDGQILASVSNDYTIKLRNLHTGRLLRILNTHYAKGKGVTNLATNEALHILQNYVSRGDSVAISGDCLTLVSGCDDNTINIWNLQTGELLSSLKGHSGTVYSVAIAPSGNLLASGSADQTIKIWRCD, encoded by the coding sequence ATGTCCTTACCCCGCCCAGTCTCAGACACCCTAATTGAACTGTTGAAGCCTGTAGCCTCTGAATTGGGAGAAAGATTGGGAGCCAGCGCTGTCAACGAACGCTATGCAGAAATTGAGCCCTCTGGTTCTTCAGCTTTGAACCAGCAAATCAAAAAAGACCCGCGCTGGATTAAAGCACAAGTAAGATATTTGCAGCGGCAGCAGGCTAGAGAACAAGAATTAATCGCGATCGCCGGCGCTGAAGAATGGGTAAAAGAAGAACGGGCTAATCGAATTAAGGCTCAAGAATTGAGAGATAAGCGGGCAATTAGCCGACTTTGCCGCGACTTAATGCGGGAGTTTCAATCAGAAGCAATTCGAGTTAAGCTGAGCGAAATTCAAACAATTTGGGACAGGGACAACTGGTTTTCTAATTTGAGCAGGCAGGAAACTGAACAGATTTTGCAGCAGCAGCAGCACCGATTGCTGCTGTTAGTTGCTCCAGCAAAAATTAGCCAAGATTGCCCCGATTCGTTTCGCCACAATCTGAATATCGAACTGCCCGCTAAGTTAAGAGCTTTTTTGAACCAGCACTACCCCCCGCACGGAGATTTGTCCCCGGTTCAGTTTTACGGAGACTATTTCAAAAAATCCATTTCTGATATTGATGTGGAGCGGTTGCAGACTGTGTTGTCTCCCGTACCTACAGCTATACTGTACAGCGATATCAGCGATTATGAAGTTAATTTTCATGTTGGTTTTTGGGGAGTCATCAATCAGAGCGTTTCTCTAGTGGCGATGCAGCCTTGGAATTGGGAAGAGGTTTATAACCAGTTGGAGGCGGAGGGAAAAGATAAAAAGCTGAGCCTGCGGATTATTCGGCAAATAATTGTGACTATTCACAAGTTATTGGCGGCTTTTTTAGCTGATTTGTATTATTTAAATATCGATTTTACTCACGAACCTCAGTTATTTAAATTAGAGGCGGAATTTGCTCAGGAATGGTTTTCCAAAGATTGGGCCCAACCGTATATTGAAACTCTTAAAGAAATTCAGGATCAGCAGCGAATAGTCTATAAGGGAGAGATGCGGCGGCTGGCGCTGCGAGAGGCAAAAGCTAGGGCGGAACGCCAGCGTTTGGAGGAGGCTGAACTCAAACGCAGAGAGGAAGCTGAGGCGGCATCTAAGCGGGTGAAGGAATTAGCTCACAAATTAAAACATCAGAAATGGCGGTGTGTATATACGCTGCCGGGACATTCATCGTTTGTGAATTCTCTGGCGATTAGCCCTGACGGGAAAATTTTGGCTAGCGGTAGTTGGGATAAAACTATTAAGATTTGGAATTTAGAAACAGCGGAATTAATTGGCACTCTGACGGGACATTCCGATCGCGTAAATTCGGTTGCTATTAGCTATGACGGAAAAATGTTGGTCAGCGGCAGTTCGGACGAAACAATTAAGTTTTGGAATTTGCACAACGGCGATTTGCTGTGTACTTTTCCGGGACATTCTATGGAGGTGAATTCGGTGGCGATTAACCCGAAGCGCCTGGTAATTGCTAGTTGCGGCGGGGCTGATAATACGATTAAGCTGTGGAATTTGCGGAGTGGTGAGTTGCTGCGGACTTTGAAGGGTCATTCTGACAATGTGAATTCCGTGGTTTTTAGCCCGGACGGTAAAATATTGGCGAGTGGCAGTTCGGATGCGACGAGTAAGGTTTGGGATGTGGAAAGCGGCAAGTTGCTGCGGACTCTTTCGGGGTTGAATGTTGGGGTGAATTCTGTGGCGATCGCGCCGGACGGTCAGATTCTTGCTAGCGTGAGCAATGATTATACGATTAAGCTGCGGAATTTGCACACGGGCCGTTTGTTGCGGATTTTAAATACTCATTATGCGAAGGGAAAGGGTGTAACGAATTTAGCAACGAATGAGGCGCTGCATATTTTGCAGAATTATGTGAGTCGGGGCGATTCGGTTGCTATCAGTGGGGACTGTTTGACTTTGGTGAGTGGCTGCGATGATAATACGATTAATATTTGGAATTTGCAGACGGGGGAGTTGTTGAGCAGTCTTAAGGGACATTCGGGTACGGTGTACTCGGTGGCGATCGCACCTTCAGGCAATTTGCTCGCCAGCGGCAGTGCCGATCAGACGATTAAGATTTGGCGCTGCGATTAG